A window from Streptomyces sp. NBC_00299 encodes these proteins:
- a CDS encoding APC family permease, translated as MTDTLTPVEGAVVEASDSPKKLKRSIGVVGGTLLTLSCVTPASTLFVVVPDLFGSLGTATALTIAIGSLLCIAVAFCYSELGTLIPSAGGEYAMVSTLAGRLAGWLVFVLSLLVVMVVPPVIAMGTADYLAPIVDLDPSMAGAGVMLLATLAGLLDLRANAWITGVFLVLEVIAAAVVAVLGFAHAERGPASLVSMEVAGADGRTDTVTGLLVVSGLAIALFVTQGFSTAVYLSEELENPRRNVARTVLATLAISAVIILVPVAAITLGASDIGELTGGDIGTMVTAWSNSAVGTFVSLCVALAIINAGIVMVIQNSRVLFASARDKAWPEPVNNVLARLGRFGSPWVATLAVGVPGAALCFVNLDTLYGVTGVSVTGMYLLVAVAALAARRNPHKHTPAWRMPLWPVMPVLLIVVLVYILSQQETSHLLWTGGITAVATLYWALYLRPRRQTRWLVTIPEDQQT; from the coding sequence GTGACCGACACCCTCACCCCTGTCGAGGGCGCCGTCGTCGAGGCGTCCGACAGCCCCAAGAAGCTCAAGCGCTCCATCGGCGTCGTCGGCGGCACGCTCCTCACGCTCTCCTGCGTGACCCCGGCGTCCACCCTCTTCGTGGTCGTCCCCGACCTGTTCGGCTCGCTCGGCACCGCCACCGCCCTGACGATCGCCATCGGTTCGCTGCTGTGCATCGCCGTGGCGTTCTGCTACTCGGAGCTGGGCACCCTCATCCCCAGCGCGGGCGGCGAGTACGCCATGGTGTCCACGCTGGCCGGACGGCTCGCGGGCTGGCTGGTGTTCGTGCTGTCGCTGCTGGTCGTCATGGTCGTCCCGCCGGTGATCGCGATGGGCACGGCCGACTACCTCGCCCCGATCGTCGACCTCGACCCGTCGATGGCCGGCGCCGGCGTCATGCTCCTCGCCACCCTCGCCGGCCTGCTCGACCTGCGCGCCAACGCCTGGATCACCGGCGTCTTCCTGGTCCTGGAGGTCATCGCCGCGGCCGTGGTGGCAGTGCTGGGCTTCGCGCACGCCGAGCGCGGCCCCGCGAGCCTGGTCTCGATGGAGGTGGCAGGCGCGGACGGCCGTACGGACACCGTGACGGGCCTGCTGGTCGTCTCCGGGCTCGCGATCGCCCTCTTCGTCACCCAGGGCTTCTCGACCGCCGTCTACCTCTCCGAGGAGCTGGAGAACCCGCGCCGCAACGTCGCCCGCACGGTGCTGGCCACCCTCGCGATCTCCGCCGTGATCATCCTGGTCCCGGTCGCCGCCATCACCCTGGGCGCCTCGGACATCGGGGAACTGACCGGCGGCGACATCGGCACGATGGTCACCGCCTGGTCCAACTCCGCGGTCGGCACCTTCGTCAGCCTCTGCGTAGCCCTCGCCATCATCAACGCGGGCATCGTCATGGTCATCCAGAACTCCCGCGTGCTGTTCGCCTCGGCCCGCGACAAGGCCTGGCCCGAGCCGGTCAACAACGTTCTCGCCAGGCTCGGCCGCTTCGGCTCCCCGTGGGTCGCCACCCTCGCCGTCGGCGTGCCGGGCGCCGCACTGTGCTTCGTCAACCTCGACACCCTGTACGGCGTCACGGGCGTCTCGGTGACCGGCATGTACCTGCTCGTCGCGGTCGCCGCGCTGGCGGCCCGCCGCAACCCGCACAAGCACACACCGGCATGGCGGATGCCGCTGTGGCCGGTGATGCCAGTGCTGTTGATCGTGGTTCTCGTGTACATCCTCAGCCAGCAGGAGACGAGCCACCTGCTCTGGACGGGCGGCATCACGGCGGTGGCCACCCTGTACTGGGCGCTGTACCTGCGCCCCCGCAGGCAGACACGGTGGCTCGTGACAATTCCGGAAGACCAACAGACCTGA
- a CDS encoding CocE/NonD family hydrolase, with the protein MDLRLPGLRGRVRRPRRWIAVAASVVVLAGAGTWTAVADDDVPPVRSTDRVMDMGGGVRVDTSYFTSGSGGRRPAVLLAHGFGGSKDDVRQQAEDLARDGYAVLTWSARGFGKSTGKVGLNDPKGEVADVSRLLDWLAKQPQVELDKAGDPRVGMAGGSYGGAISLLAAGHDDRVDAIAPAITYWDLADALFPNGVFKKLWAGIFVNTAGGCDKFETQICEMYERVAESGTPDAAARTMLEERSPSAVGDRIDVPTLLMQGQSDSLFTLGQADRAAKAIRANGAPVDVDWISGGHDGGDMETSRIQGRVQSWFDRYLKDDKSADTGPAFRVTRTGGVDSTDGQAMLRGASADTYPGLESGRKSIALTGREQSFANPAGANPPAVSALPGLGGSGGLAQLSSLGVGVSLEFPGQFAAFESAPVDDNLHITGSPTATVHVRSTSEDAVLFGKVYDVGPDGTQQVLPSQLVTPLRVEGAKSGKDVTVTLPAIDHDIEKGHSLRLVLSSTDLGYASPASPATYTVSLKGDLSVPTAPGVSTAEAPLPAWVWWLPLTGVVVALALLLTARRRTATPAPDPALAEVPLQITDLSKRYAGSQDRYAVRDLSFRVEKGQVLGLLGPNGAGKTTTLRMLMGLIKPDAGEIRVFGHAIRPGAPVLSRVGAFVEGAGFLPHLSGRENLELYWQATGRPPQDAHLDEALEIAGLGDALARAVRTYSQGMRQRLAIAQAMLGLPDLLILDEPTNGLDPPQIREMRQVMIRYAAAGRTVIVSSHLLAEVEQSCTHLVVMDRGRLVQAGPVAEIIGSGDTLLVGTATAVEEPVVEKVAALPGVASAVRTDDGILVRLDADGSAQRLVTELVRLDVPVQSVGPHRRLEDAFLTLIGGSA; encoded by the coding sequence ATGGATCTTCGACTGCCCGGACTGCGTGGGCGCGTGCGGAGGCCGCGACGGTGGATCGCCGTCGCGGCCTCCGTCGTCGTCCTCGCCGGCGCCGGTACATGGACGGCCGTCGCCGACGACGACGTGCCGCCGGTGCGCAGCACCGACCGGGTCATGGACATGGGCGGCGGGGTGCGCGTGGACACCTCGTACTTCACGTCGGGATCCGGCGGACGCCGCCCCGCCGTCCTCCTCGCGCACGGCTTCGGCGGCAGCAAGGACGACGTACGGCAGCAGGCCGAGGACCTCGCCCGGGACGGGTACGCGGTCCTGACGTGGTCGGCCCGCGGCTTCGGGAAGTCGACCGGCAAGGTCGGCCTGAACGACCCGAAGGGCGAGGTCGCCGACGTCTCCCGACTGCTCGACTGGCTGGCGAAGCAGCCCCAGGTCGAACTCGACAAGGCCGGCGACCCGCGCGTGGGCATGGCGGGCGGCTCCTACGGCGGCGCCATCTCACTGCTGGCCGCCGGCCACGACGACCGGGTGGACGCCATCGCCCCGGCGATCACGTACTGGGACCTCGCGGACGCCCTGTTCCCGAACGGCGTCTTCAAGAAGCTCTGGGCGGGCATCTTCGTCAACACCGCCGGCGGCTGCGACAAGTTCGAGACGCAGATCTGCGAGATGTACGAACGGGTCGCCGAGTCCGGCACCCCGGACGCAGCCGCCCGCACCATGCTGGAGGAGCGCTCACCGTCCGCGGTCGGCGACCGCATCGACGTGCCGACCCTGCTCATGCAGGGCCAGTCCGACTCCCTCTTCACGCTCGGCCAGGCCGACCGGGCGGCGAAGGCGATCCGCGCCAACGGCGCCCCCGTCGACGTCGACTGGATCTCCGGCGGCCATGACGGCGGCGACATGGAGACGAGCCGTATCCAGGGGCGCGTGCAGTCCTGGTTCGACCGCTACCTCAAGGACGACAAGAGCGCCGACACCGGCCCGGCCTTCCGCGTCACCCGCACCGGAGGCGTCGACTCCACCGACGGCCAGGCCATGCTGCGGGGCGCGAGCGCGGACACCTACCCCGGCCTGGAGAGCGGGCGGAAGTCCATCGCCCTCACCGGCCGCGAGCAGAGCTTCGCCAACCCGGCCGGCGCCAACCCGCCCGCCGTCTCCGCCCTGCCCGGCCTCGGCGGCTCCGGCGGCCTCGCCCAGCTGTCCTCGCTCGGCGTCGGGGTGTCGCTGGAATTCCCGGGCCAGTTCGCCGCGTTCGAGTCGGCGCCGGTCGACGACAACCTGCACATCACCGGCTCCCCGACGGCGACCGTCCACGTCAGGTCGACCAGCGAGGACGCGGTCCTGTTCGGCAAGGTCTACGACGTCGGCCCCGACGGCACCCAGCAGGTGCTGCCGTCGCAGCTGGTCACGCCCCTGCGCGTCGAGGGCGCCAAGTCCGGCAAGGACGTGACGGTCACGCTCCCCGCCATCGACCACGACATCGAGAAGGGCCACAGCCTGCGCCTGGTCCTGTCCTCCACGGACCTCGGCTACGCCTCCCCGGCCTCCCCGGCGACGTACACGGTCTCCCTGAAGGGCGACCTGTCGGTCCCGACCGCGCCCGGCGTGAGCACCGCCGAGGCCCCGCTGCCGGCCTGGGTCTGGTGGCTGCCGCTGACCGGCGTGGTCGTCGCCCTGGCCCTGCTGCTGACGGCCCGCCGCCGCACCGCCACCCCCGCACCCGACCCGGCGCTGGCCGAAGTTCCGCTCCAGATCACCGACTTGAGCAAGCGGTACGCGGGCTCACAGGACCGTTACGCGGTACGGGACCTGTCCTTCCGCGTCGAGAAGGGCCAGGTCCTCGGCCTCCTCGGCCCGAACGGCGCGGGCAAGACGACGACGCTGCGCATGCTGATGGGCCTGATCAAGCCGGACGCCGGCGAGATCCGCGTCTTCGGCCACGCCATCCGCCCCGGCGCACCCGTGCTGTCCAGGGTCGGCGCCTTCGTCGAGGGCGCCGGCTTCCTCCCGCACCTCTCGGGCCGGGAGAACCTGGAGCTGTACTGGCAGGCCACCGGCCGCCCGCCGCAGGACGCCCACCTCGACGAGGCCCTGGAGATCGCCGGCCTCGGCGACGCGCTCGCCCGCGCGGTGCGTACGTACTCCCAGGGCATGCGGCAGCGCCTGGCCATCGCCCAGGCCATGCTCGGCCTCCCGGACCTCCTCATCCTCGACGAACCGACCAACGGCCTGGACCCGCCCCAGATCCGCGAGATGCGCCAGGTGATGATCCGCTACGCGGCCGCCGGCCGCACGGTGATCGTCTCCAGCCACCTGCTGGCGGAGGTCGAGCAGTCCTGCACCCACCTCGTGGTGATGGACCGCGGCCGTCTCGTGCAGGCGGGCCCGGTCGCCGAGATCATCGGCTCCGGCGACACGCTCCTCGTCGGCACGGCCACGGCCGTCGAGGAGCCGGTCGTCGAGAAGGTCGCCGCTCTCCCGGGCGTGGCCTCGGCCGTGCGCACCGACGACGGGATCCTGGTCCGGCTGGACGCCGACGGCAGCGCACAGCGCCTGGTCACCGAACTGGTCCGCCTTGACGTGCCCGTCCAGTCGGTGGGCCCGCACCGCCGCCTGGAAGACGCCTTCCTCACCCTGATCGGAGGCTCCGCATGA
- a CDS encoding ABC transporter permease — MSTLTERTEVASGYRAGRTLPLRVELVRQLKRRRTQVMFGILAVLPFVLVAAFAIGGEPDGGGNRITLMDTATASGANFAAVNLFVSAGFLLVIPVALFCGDTVASEASWSSLRYLLAAPVPRARLLWSKLVVALGLSLAAMVLLPLVALAVGTAAYGWGPLQIPTGGSLDTATAAQRLLVVVAYIFVSQLVTAGLAFWLSTKTDAPLGAVGGAVGLTIVGNVLDAVTALGDWRHFLPAHWQFAWADAVQPRPEWSGMIQGTAISVTYALILFALAFRGFARKDVVS, encoded by the coding sequence ATGAGCACGCTCACCGAGCGCACCGAGGTCGCCTCCGGTTACCGGGCGGGCCGTACGCTGCCCCTCCGGGTCGAACTGGTCCGCCAGCTCAAGCGGCGCCGCACGCAGGTGATGTTCGGCATCCTGGCCGTGCTGCCGTTCGTGCTGGTGGCCGCGTTCGCGATCGGCGGCGAACCGGACGGCGGCGGCAACCGCATCACCCTGATGGACACGGCCACGGCGTCCGGCGCCAACTTCGCCGCCGTGAACCTGTTCGTCTCCGCGGGCTTCCTGCTGGTCATCCCCGTCGCGCTGTTCTGCGGGGACACGGTCGCCTCCGAGGCCAGCTGGTCCTCCCTGCGCTACCTGCTCGCGGCCCCCGTGCCCCGGGCCCGCCTCCTGTGGTCCAAGCTCGTGGTCGCCCTCGGCCTGAGCCTGGCCGCGATGGTGCTGCTGCCGCTGGTCGCACTGGCCGTCGGCACGGCGGCGTACGGCTGGGGCCCCTTGCAGATCCCGACCGGCGGCTCACTGGACACGGCCACGGCGGCGCAGCGCCTGCTGGTGGTCGTGGCGTACATCTTCGTGTCCCAACTGGTGACGGCGGGCCTGGCGTTCTGGCTGTCGACCAAGACGGACGCCCCGCTCGGCGCGGTCGGCGGCGCGGTCGGACTGACCATCGTCGGCAACGTCCTCGACGCCGTGACCGCCCTCGGCGACTGGCGCCACTTCCTGCCCGCGCACTGGCAGTTCGCGTGGGCGGACGCCGTTCAGCCCCGCCCCGAGTGGTCCGGCATGATCCAGGGCACCGCGATTTCCGTAACGTACGCCCTCATCCTGTTCGCCCTGGCCTTCCGCGGTTTCGCCCGCAAGGACGTGGTGTCGTAG
- a CDS encoding vWA domain-containing protein: MKRYRTRRLNVTLLALTTAGALLLTGCGGSDGSDSGGYSADDSSKGGGDSRDAFPAPEYNGDDRPDDDQDDSSRDFAPEPDLLSTFALDVDTASYGYARRTLAEGRLPDPSTVRPEEFVNSFRQDYDRPDGNGFSVTVDGARTDREDWSLVRVGLATRPASDPGERPPAALTFVIDISGSMAEPGRLDLAKDSLGVMTNRLRDDDSVAIVTFSDEAETVLPMTRVNDNRAEIHDAIDTLEPTDSTNLGAGMETGYEAAVEGLRKGATNRVVLVSDALANTGDTDADTILERISTERREHGITLFGVGVGSDYGDALMERLADKGDGHTVYVSDEDDAHEVFSRQLPQNIDLTARDAKAQVAFDPETVREFRLVGYDNRQVADEDFRDDSVDGGEIGPGHTVTALYAVRTEPGTEGHLATASVRWLDPKSRAPREESGQLETGSLEDSVWNASPRFQVTATAAYFADALRLGDDRRPSLPGATRLPELADRADELATTTEDTAVRHLATAIHQATNLTPTD, from the coding sequence ATGAAGCGGTACCGAACACGAAGGCTGAACGTCACCCTGCTGGCGCTCACCACGGCGGGCGCCCTGCTGCTCACCGGATGCGGCGGGAGCGACGGCAGCGACAGCGGGGGCTACTCGGCGGACGACTCCAGCAAGGGAGGCGGCGACAGCCGAGACGCCTTCCCCGCCCCCGAATACAACGGGGACGACCGGCCCGACGACGACCAGGACGACTCCTCCCGCGACTTCGCGCCCGAGCCCGACCTCCTCTCCACCTTCGCCCTCGACGTCGACACCGCCTCCTACGGCTACGCCCGCCGCACCCTCGCCGAGGGCCGGCTGCCCGACCCGTCGACGGTCCGCCCCGAGGAGTTCGTCAACAGCTTCCGCCAGGACTACGACCGCCCCGACGGCAACGGCTTCTCGGTCACCGTCGACGGCGCCCGCACCGACCGCGAGGACTGGTCCCTGGTCCGCGTGGGCCTGGCCACCCGCCCCGCCTCCGACCCCGGCGAACGCCCGCCCGCCGCCCTCACGTTCGTCATCGACATCTCCGGTTCCATGGCCGAACCGGGCCGCCTGGACCTCGCCAAGGACTCCCTGGGCGTCATGACGAACCGGCTGCGCGACGACGACTCGGTCGCCATCGTCACCTTCAGCGACGAGGCCGAGACGGTCCTGCCGATGACCCGCGTGAACGACAACCGTGCCGAGATCCACGACGCCATCGACACCCTGGAACCCACCGACTCCACCAACCTCGGCGCGGGCATGGAGACGGGCTACGAGGCGGCCGTCGAAGGCCTCCGCAAGGGAGCCACCAACCGCGTGGTCCTCGTCTCCGACGCCCTGGCCAACACGGGCGACACCGACGCGGACACCATCCTCGAACGCATCTCCACCGAGCGCCGCGAACACGGCATCACCCTCTTCGGCGTCGGCGTCGGCAGCGACTACGGTGACGCCCTGATGGAACGCCTCGCCGACAAGGGCGACGGCCACACGGTGTACGTCTCGGACGAGGACGACGCCCACGAGGTCTTCAGCCGCCAACTTCCGCAGAACATCGACCTCACCGCCCGCGACGCCAAGGCCCAGGTCGCCTTCGACCCCGAGACGGTGCGGGAGTTCCGGCTCGTCGGCTACGACAACCGGCAGGTCGCCGACGAGGACTTCCGTGACGACAGCGTCGACGGCGGCGAGATCGGCCCCGGGCACACCGTGACCGCCCTCTACGCCGTCCGCACCGAGCCGGGCACGGAAGGGCACCTCGCCACCGCGAGCGTCCGCTGGCTCGACCCCAAGTCCCGGGCTCCGCGCGAGGAGTCCGGCCAACTGGAGACGGGCTCCCTCGAGGACTCGGTCTGGAACGCGAGCCCCCGCTTCCAGGTCACGGCCACGGCGGCGTACTTCGCCGACGCCCTCCGCCTCGGCGACGACCGCCGACCCTCTTTGCCCGGCGCCACCCGTCTGCCCGAACTGGCCGACCGGGCGGACGAGTTGGCCACGACAACGGAGGACACGGCCGTCCGCCACCTCGCAACAGCCATCCACCAGGCCACCAACCTGACCCCCACCGACTGA
- a CDS encoding AMP-dependent synthetase/ligase, whose translation MGVRKDLKRAKQRRSDLMDRTRVQVVKDADGVVREASTPPLAPRAQSGSIADVPFTNATEDPDATVLRRPQPDGTWHPITATAFAREVTAVAKGLIAAGVEQADRVAVMSRTRYEWTVLDFAIWAAGAQTVPIYATSSADQVEWIVRDSGARHIVTETAENTTTVTTGTAAHSHPPHTWQLDADGLADLISLGRDVPDEEVTKRRTALTPDTIATVCYTSGTTGKPKGCVLTHANLHAEAANTVELLHPIFKEVTRQTASTLLFLPLAHILGRSLQIACLMARIEIGHCPSIKPDELRPALRQFRPTFLVGVPYLFEKIHDTGRATAEKMGRAASFDRADRTAVRFGEAYLNKFLDQGKGPGPALYAAWALYDLLVYRRVRKELGGRMRYAISGGSPLDRNLNLFFYAAGILVYEGYGLTETTAAATIVPPLRPRPGTVGQPVPGTAVRIADDGEVLIKGGIVFGSYWNNPAATDAVLQDDWFATGDLGALDEDGYLTITGRKKDILVTSGGKNVSPAVLEDRLRSRAPIGQCLVVGDNRPFIGALVTLDPDAVSHWLAVRKMPADTPMSEVIQDPRMRADVQRAVDYANEAVSRAESIRAFALIEGEFNEDNGMLTPSLKVKRHAVTTAYAAEIEELYGN comes from the coding sequence ATGGGCGTACGCAAGGACCTGAAGCGAGCGAAGCAGCGTCGCAGCGACCTGATGGACCGCACCAGGGTCCAGGTCGTCAAGGACGCCGACGGCGTGGTCCGCGAGGCGAGCACGCCGCCCCTCGCGCCGCGCGCACAATCCGGCAGCATCGCCGACGTCCCTTTCACCAACGCAACCGAGGACCCCGACGCGACAGTCCTCCGCCGCCCCCAGCCCGACGGCACCTGGCACCCCATAACCGCCACCGCCTTCGCCCGCGAAGTAACCGCCGTCGCCAAGGGCCTGATAGCCGCGGGCGTGGAACAAGCCGACCGCGTAGCCGTGATGTCCCGCACCCGCTACGAGTGGACCGTCCTGGACTTCGCCATCTGGGCCGCCGGCGCGCAGACCGTCCCCATCTACGCGACCTCCTCCGCCGACCAGGTGGAGTGGATCGTCCGCGACTCCGGCGCCCGCCACATCGTCACGGAGACCGCCGAAAACACCACCACGGTGACCACAGGCACAGCCGCCCACTCCCACCCCCCGCACACCTGGCAGTTGGACGCGGACGGCCTCGCCGACCTCATCTCGCTCGGCCGCGACGTCCCCGACGAGGAGGTCACCAAGCGCCGTACGGCCCTGACCCCGGACACCATCGCCACCGTCTGCTACACGTCCGGCACCACAGGCAAACCGAAGGGCTGCGTCCTCACCCACGCCAACCTGCACGCAGAGGCCGCCAACACGGTCGAACTGCTGCACCCCATCTTCAAGGAGGTCACCCGGCAGACCGCCTCGACGCTCCTCTTCCTCCCCCTCGCCCACATCCTCGGCCGCTCCCTCCAGATCGCCTGCCTGATGGCCCGCATCGAGATCGGCCACTGCCCGAGCATCAAGCCCGACGAACTCCGCCCGGCGCTGAGGCAGTTCCGCCCCACGTTCCTCGTCGGTGTGCCGTACCTCTTCGAGAAGATCCACGACACCGGCCGCGCGACGGCCGAGAAGATGGGCCGCGCCGCCTCCTTCGACCGCGCCGACCGCACAGCCGTCCGCTTCGGCGAGGCCTACCTGAACAAGTTCCTCGACCAGGGCAAGGGCCCCGGCCCCGCCCTCTACGCGGCCTGGGCCCTGTACGACCTCCTGGTCTACCGCCGGGTCCGCAAGGAACTCGGCGGCCGCATGCGCTACGCCATCAGCGGCGGCTCCCCCCTCGACCGCAACCTCAACCTGTTCTTCTACGCCGCAGGCATCCTCGTCTACGAGGGCTACGGCCTGACGGAGACGACCGCCGCCGCCACCATCGTCCCGCCCCTGCGCCCCCGCCCCGGCACGGTCGGCCAACCCGTCCCGGGCACCGCCGTGCGCATAGCGGACGACGGCGAGGTGCTCATCAAGGGCGGCATTGTTTTCGGCTCGTACTGGAACAACCCGGCCGCCACCGACGCCGTCCTCCAGGACGACTGGTTCGCCACCGGCGACCTCGGTGCCCTCGACGAGGACGGCTACCTCACGATCACCGGCCGCAAGAAGGACATCCTCGTCACCTCCGGCGGCAAGAACGTCTCCCCGGCCGTCCTGGAGGACCGCCTGCGCAGCCGCGCACCGATCGGCCAGTGCCTGGTCGTCGGCGACAACCGCCCCTTCATCGGTGCCCTGGTCACCCTCGACCCGGACGCCGTGAGCCACTGGCTAGCCGTACGAAAGATGCCCGCCGACACCCCGATGTCCGAGGTGATCCAGGACCCCCGGATGCGCGCCGACGTCCAAAGGGCCGTCGACTACGCCAACGAGGCCGTCTCCCGCGCCGAGTCGATCCGCGCCTTCGCCCTGATCGAGGGCGAGTTCAACGAGGACAACGGCATGCTCACCCCGTCCCTGAAGGTCAAGCGGCACGCGGTGACGACGGCGTACGCGGCCGAGATCGAGGAGCTGTACGGCAACTGA
- a CDS encoding GNAT family N-acetyltransferase — protein MTGQGRALSVEVCTDERAFGELTEDWERLRGACPSATAFQSHAWLHSWWLSYGRPGRLRVVLVRRHGELVAAAPLMRVHHPLPALVPIGGTITDFCDVLIDEEEAAAGAGALADALAGLARTALVDFGEVRPGGAMERVYLCWRGPRRRMNDSVCLDLPAVPMTELIGRLPTGRARRIRSKVNQFTRLGIEWRVARHDETEAALRRLLELHRKQWQGRQVTSEHLRPRFLEHLVRAAVPMARTGAAVATEFLLEGTVVAVNLTLLSGRLTGMYMYGFDPVLRERRVDVATMLLHASTQDLESGGQVAPDSARTLSLLRGEESYKYRWCPETVLNQRFLLARRRTAPLLAAAVAEAATRRRAKRFLRRDTPAAEGAQGGGAAAT, from the coding sequence GTGACCGGGCAGGGGCGCGCGCTGTCGGTGGAGGTCTGCACCGACGAGCGCGCCTTCGGAGAGCTGACCGAGGACTGGGAGCGACTGCGCGGGGCGTGCCCGTCCGCGACGGCGTTCCAGAGCCACGCGTGGCTGCACTCGTGGTGGCTGTCGTACGGCAGGCCCGGCCGGCTGCGGGTCGTTCTGGTGCGCCGGCACGGTGAACTGGTGGCGGCGGCCCCGCTGATGCGGGTGCACCACCCGCTGCCGGCGCTGGTGCCGATCGGCGGCACCATCACCGACTTCTGCGATGTGCTCATCGACGAGGAGGAGGCCGCGGCGGGCGCCGGGGCACTGGCCGACGCCCTGGCCGGCCTGGCGCGCACCGCCCTGGTCGACTTCGGTGAGGTGCGGCCGGGCGGTGCGATGGAGCGGGTCTACCTGTGCTGGCGCGGCCCGCGGCGCCGGATGAACGACTCGGTGTGCCTGGACCTGCCCGCCGTCCCCATGACCGAGCTGATCGGGCGGCTGCCGACGGGGCGGGCGCGGCGGATCCGCAGCAAGGTGAACCAGTTCACCCGGCTCGGCATCGAATGGCGCGTCGCGCGTCACGACGAGACCGAGGCCGCGCTGCGCCGGCTCCTCGAACTGCACCGCAAGCAGTGGCAGGGCAGACAGGTGACCTCGGAGCACCTGCGGCCGAGGTTCCTGGAGCACCTGGTCCGGGCTGCGGTCCCGATGGCCCGGACCGGTGCGGCCGTGGCGACGGAGTTCCTGCTCGAAGGCACCGTCGTGGCGGTCAATCTGACGCTGCTCTCGGGCCGTCTGACGGGCATGTACATGTACGGCTTCGACCCGGTGCTGCGGGAGCGCAGGGTGGACGTGGCGACGATGCTGCTGCACGCGTCCACCCAGGATCTGGAGTCGGGCGGGCAGGTCGCGCCCGACTCCGCGCGGACCCTGAGCCTGCTGCGCGGGGAGGAGTCGTACAAGTACCGCTGGTGTCCCGAGACGGTCCTCAACCAGCGGTTCCTGCTGGCCCGGCGCCGCACCGCCCCGCTGCTGGCGGCGGCCGTGGCCGAGGCGGCGACGCGGCGCCGTGCCAAGCGGTTCCTGCGGCGCGACACCCCGGCGGCGGAGGGGGCGCAGGGGGGTGGCGCCGCGGCCACGTGA
- a CDS encoding lipopolysaccharide biosynthesis protein, with the protein MTDNPEEAARPFDRTRARVTRLSSWWWLPAAALVGAAAGGAYGQLRPPQYTATSSVVAVPNGTTEADCTDALGFAQAYGRVATQLAVLSDAQMWAGVPVSTLRENVEVATSPDAPMVAISATSSKPGQAVDIANAVSRALITEADHTKARTGIRLERLSRALKPTDPSSASPALTSLVGASAGGLLGGLVLLARPRRTPDGDDDDRSRASVPGPAGAADARGTLG; encoded by the coding sequence ATGACTGACAACCCCGAAGAGGCTGCCCGGCCGTTCGACCGTACGCGCGCACGCGTGACGCGGCTGTCCTCGTGGTGGTGGCTGCCGGCCGCCGCACTGGTCGGCGCCGCGGCAGGTGGCGCGTACGGCCAGCTCAGGCCGCCGCAGTACACGGCCACGAGCTCCGTCGTCGCCGTGCCGAACGGCACCACCGAGGCCGACTGCACCGACGCGCTCGGCTTCGCACAGGCGTACGGCCGCGTGGCCACCCAGCTCGCGGTGCTCTCGGACGCGCAGATGTGGGCGGGTGTGCCCGTCTCGACGCTGCGCGAGAACGTGGAGGTGGCGACCTCGCCGGACGCGCCGATGGTGGCGATCTCGGCGACCTCGTCGAAGCCCGGCCAGGCCGTCGACATCGCCAACGCGGTGTCCCGCGCGCTGATCACCGAGGCGGACCACACCAAGGCCCGCACCGGCATCCGCCTCGAGCGCCTCTCCCGTGCGCTGAAGCCCACCGATCCGTCCTCCGCCTCGCCGGCGCTGACCTCGCTCGTGGGCGCGAGCGCCGGCGGCCTGCTGGGCGGCCTCGTGCTGCTGGCCCGGCCGCGGCGGACGCCGGACGGGGACGACGACGACCGCAGCCGCGCCTCCGTACCCGGGCCGGCCGGGGCCGCCGACGCGCGCGGGACCCTTGGGTGA